The genomic stretch TTAAGGTATGAAAAAAAGCCAAAACCCGGAATGGGTTTTGACTTTTAGAATTAAAATGGCATTTTGAAATTGCCGAATGGATTTTTGCCTTTTTTGCCTTTGCCGCCACCAGTCATTTGCTTCATCATTTTTTTCATTTCACCAAATTGTTTTAGGAGACGGTTAATTTCTTGAACCGGACGTCCGCTACCACGTGCAATCCGTTTTCTTCTACTTGCATTGATGATATCTGGATTGTCTTTTTCATTTTTGGTCATTGACTTGATAATTGCTTCAATATGACCTAGTTGTTTATCATCGACGTTCATGTTGTCGAGGCCTTTCATTTTGTTTGCCCCTGGCATCATTTTAAGTAGTTCATCTAGTGGTCCCATTTGTTTTACTTGTTGTAACTGTTCTAAGAAGTCATCTAGCGTCATGCTGTTGTCTTTCATTTTTTGTTCCATAGCTTTCATTTTTTCTGTATCTACATCGGTTTGCGCTTTTTCAATCAGGGAAAGCACATCGCCCATGCCGAGAATTCTGGAAGCCATACGATCTGGATGGAAAGTTTCTAGAGCTTCCATTTTTTCACCAGTCGCGATAAATTTAATTGGTTTGCCAGTGACGGAACGAATCGAAAGCGCTGCACCACCACGTGTATCACCGTCTAATTTGGTTAGCACGACACCTGTAATTTCTAATTGTTCGTTGAAGCTTTGCGCCACGTTGACAGCATCTTGCCCAGTCATGGAATCGACAACAAGCAGGATTTCGGTTGGCGTTGCAATTTCTTTCACTTGTTTTAACTCATCCATTAGCGTTTCGTCAATATGAAGACGACCCGCTGTATCGATAATAACATAATCTAAATGTTCTTCTTTTGCTTTAGCAATAGCTTGTTTGGCGATTTCTACCGGGCTTACTTGGTCTCCTAGAGAAAATACCGGCATATCTAATTGCTTGCCAAGTGTTTCTAATTGTTTGATTGCGGCAGGTCGGTAAATATCTGCTGCGACAAGTAATGGTTTACGGTTATATTTTTTGCGTAATAAATTAGCAAGTTTGCCGGAAGTCGTTGTTTTACCAGCCCCTTGTAAACCTACCATCATAATCACGGTTGGTGGGCGGTCCGCTGTTCCGATTTTGCTTTCTTCTCCGCCCATTAAGCTTGTTAGTTCTTCTTGAACGATTTTGATAACTTGTTGGCCGGGTGTTAGGCTTTTCATAACGTCCGCGCCGACAGCACGTTCGCTTACTGTTTTAATAAATTGTTTAACGACTTTAAAGTTAACATCGGCTTCAAGTAGAGCAAGACGAACTTCACGCATCATTTCTTTTACGTCAGCTTCGTTTACTTTCCCTTTGCCGCGAATTTTGTTCATTGTTTCTTGGAGTCTTCCAGCTAGTCCTTCAAATGCCATGATTCTGGCCTCCTAATCGATATTTTTAAGCTGTTCGAGCGTATCTTTCACTTGCTCGTCCAGAAAATTC from Listeria monocytogenes ATCC 19117 encodes the following:
- the ffh gene encoding signal recognition particle protein; this encodes MAFEGLAGRLQETMNKIRGKGKVNEADVKEMMREVRLALLEADVNFKVVKQFIKTVSERAVGADVMKSLTPGQQVIKIVQEELTSLMGGEESKIGTADRPPTVIMMVGLQGAGKTTTSGKLANLLRKKYNRKPLLVAADIYRPAAIKQLETLGKQLDMPVFSLGDQVSPVEIAKQAIAKAKEEHLDYVIIDTAGRLHIDETLMDELKQVKEIATPTEILLVVDSMTGQDAVNVAQSFNEQLEITGVVLTKLDGDTRGGAALSIRSVTGKPIKFIATGEKMEALETFHPDRMASRILGMGDVLSLIEKAQTDVDTEKMKAMEQKMKDNSMTLDDFLEQLQQVKQMGPLDELLKMMPGANKMKGLDNMNVDDKQLGHIEAIIKSMTKNEKDNPDIINASRRKRIARGSGRPVQEINRLLKQFGEMKKMMKQMTGGGKGKKGKNPFGNFKMPF